In the Brassica napus cultivar Da-Ae unplaced genomic scaffold, Da-Ae ScsIHWf_1319;HRSCAF=1885, whole genome shotgun sequence genome, one interval contains:
- the LOC125574831 gene encoding uncharacterized protein LOC125574831, with product MEGEESVLDAIYEDEDGFETMEDVDMVDVEEGEIAGEHDLHSGEGQNGGMDGDKDKDGILGKKDGQNQPNKNKRKKNKKKKRRNGPVMGKPMDLDRFVRDTCRRLKEKKSYMVYTAVGCLGIPALSDLVNEVEAIETCGGQVTADGSRKRSGGGVLWNIIKARQPASYREIMKKTRDFEKQFRYPNTRPKLGPKKDEGSSSEGLASANASSDEALITDMCAMPVAEQTESNPQKERKSVHERIRVPVSYDELFGEVPVDASEAQAQDSSV from the exons atggaaggagaagagagtGTGTTGGATGCTATATATGAAGATGAAGACGGGTTTGAAACCATGGAAGATGTTGACATGGTTGATGTGGAAGAAGGGGAGATTGCTGGTGAGCATGATTTACATTCTGGAGAGGGACAGAATGGTGGCATGGATGGAGACAAGGATAAAGATGGGATCTTGGGTAAGAAGGATGGGCAGAATCAGCCGAACAAgaacaagaggaagaagaataagaagaagaagagaagaaacggTCCTGTGATGGGGAAACCCATGGATTTAGACAG GTTTGTGAGGGATACTTGTAGACGCCTCAAGGAGAAGAAGTCTTACATGGTATACACTGCTGTTGGCTGTCTTGGAATTCCTGCCTTAAGTGATCTTGTCAATGAG GTGGAAGCAATCGAGACATGTGGAGGTCAGGTGACTGCTGATGGTAGTAGGAAACGATCAGGAGGTGGTGTGTTGTGGAACATCATCAAAGCGAGACAACCCGCATCTTACAGAGAGATAATGAAAAAGACCAGGGATTTTGAG AAGCAATTCAGGTATCCTAACACAAGACCAAAGTTAGGGCCAAAAAAAGATGAGGGTAGCTCCTCCGAAGGACTTGCCTCCGCAAATGCATCTTCTGATGAAGCTCTGATCACTGACATGTGTGCTATGCCGGTAGCTGAGCAGACTGAATCCAACCCGCAAAAAGAAAGGAAATCTGTTCATGAGAGGATCAGAGTACCTGTTTCGTATGATGAGCTTTTCGGAGAAGTACCTGTGGATGCTTCAGAAGCACAAGCACAAGACTCTTCTGTTTAA
- the LOC106357495 gene encoding LOW QUALITY PROTEIN: 1,4-alpha-glucan-branching enzyme 3, chloroplastic/amyloplastic (The sequence of the model RefSeq protein was modified relative to this genomic sequence to represent the inferred CDS: inserted 1 base in 1 codon), which yields MVSLSNQTSFSFYPNNLFVSDKTRLGIPGINFPRKIKVKVTCFAADQPRQQKQQKKKKSQSTNSDADSGVDPVGFLTKLGIADRIFAQFLRERHKAIKDLKDELLKRHFDLRDLASGFELLGMHRHMEHRVDFIDWGPGARYGAIIGDFNGWSPTENSAREGLFGHDDFGYWFIILEDKLREGEEPEELYFQQYNYVDDYDKGDSGVTAEEVFQRANDEYWEPGEDRFIKNRYEVPAKLYEQLFGPNSPQTLEDLGEIPDAETRYKQYKEEHKNDPPSNLPPCDIIDDGRGKPYDVYNVVTSPEWTKKFYEKSPPIPYWLETRKGRKAWLEKYIPAVPHGSKYRLYFNTPDGPLERVPAWATYVQPEDEGKQAYAIHWEPSPESAYKWKHSKPDKPKSLRIYECHVGISGSEAKISSFEXFTKKVLPHVKRAGYNAIQLIGIPEHKDYYTVGYRVTNFFAVSSRYGTPDDFKRLVDEAHGLGLLVFLDIVQSYAAADQMVGLSLFDGSNDCYFHHGKRGHHKHWGTRMFKYGDLDVFHFLISNLNWWITEYQVDGYQFHSLASMIYTHNGFAPFNSGFDDYCNQYVDRDALMYLILANEILHDLHPDIITIAEDATYYPGLCEPVSQGGLGFDYYVNLSATEMWVSLLDTVPDSEWSMSKIVSTLVANKEYADKMLSYAESHNQSISGGRSFAEILFGGVQNKIKLLDRGVSLHKMIRLLTFTIGGRAYLNFMGNEFGHPERVEFPTQSNKFSFSLANRRWDLLESGIHHQLFSFDKDLMDLDKSKGILSRGLPSIHHVNDANMVISFSRGPFLFIFNFHPSNSYEKYGVGVEEAGEYTMILNSDEAKYGGQGLLKEDQYLQRSISKRIDGQRNCLEVFLPSRTAQVYKLTRILRI from the exons ATGGTTTCCCTCTCTAACCAAACCTCGTTTTCTTTCTACCCAAACAACCTTTTCGTTTCCGACAAGACCCGCCTGGGCATCCCCGGAATCAACTTCCCCAGAAAAATCAAGGTGAAAGTGACATGCTTCGCCGCCGACCAACCGCGCCAGCAAAagcaacagaagaagaagaagagtcagAGCACTAATAGCGATGCCGATTCCGGAGTCGACCCAGTTGGGTTTCTCACCAAACTCGGAATCGCCGACAGAATCTTCGCTCAGTTTCTCCGTGAAAG GCATAAAGCTATAAAAGACCTTAAAGATGAGCTTCTCAAACGTCACTTCGATCTCAGAGATCTTGCTTCAGG GTTTGAGTTACTAGGGATGCATAGACACATGGAACACCGTGTTGATTTCATAGACTGGGGTCCAGGTGCTCGTTACGGTGCTATAATCGGAGACTTCAACGGATGGTCTCCAACAGAAAACTCTGCTAGAGAAGGATTATTTGGCCATGATGACTTTGGCTATTGGTTCATTATTCTTGAAGATAAGTTAAGAGAAGGCGAAGAACCAGAAGAACTATACTTCCAGCAGTACAACTACGTGGATGACTATGATAAAGGAGACAGCGGTGTAACAGCGGAAGAGGTTTTCCAGAGAGCCAATGATGAGTATTGGGAGCCTGGCGAGGACCGGTTCATTAAAAACCGGTACGAAGTTCCTGCAAAACTATACGAGCAGCTGTTTGGTCCCAACAGTCCACAGACGTTAGAAGATCTAGGTGAGATACCAGACGCAGAGACGAGGTATAAGCAGTACAAAGAGGAGCATAAGAATGATCCACCAAGTAATCTACCTCCATGCGACATCATTGATGACGGTCGAGGGAAACCATATGATGTCTATAACGTTGTGACATCTCCGGAATGGACGAAGAAGTTTTATGAGAAGTCACCTCCGATTCCGTATTGGTTAGAGACGCGTAAAGGAAGGAAGGCGTGGTTGGAAAAGTACATTCCTGCTGTTCCACATGGAAGCAAGTATAGATTGTATTTCAACACTCCTGATGGACCGCTTGAACGGGTGCCTGCTTGGGCTACATATGTGCAACCAG AGGACgagggaaagcaagcttatgcaATTCACTGGGAACCTTCTCCTGAATCTGCATACAAGTGGAAACACTCCAAGCCAGACAAACCAAAGTCATTGCGCATATACGAATGTCATGTTGGAATCAGTGGGTCTGAGGCAAAGATTTCATCTTTCG ACTTTACCAAGAAG GTCCTTCCTCATGTGAAAAGAGCAGGATACAATGCAATCCAGTTGATTGGTATTCCTGAGCACAAGGATTATTACACTGTCGGTTATAGG GTTACTAATTTCTTTGCTGTCAGTAGCCGATATGGAACGCCAGATGACTTCAAACGCTTAGTTGATGAAGCACATG GCCTAGGACTCCTTGTCTTCTTAGACATTGTGCAGTCTTATGCAGCAGCTGATCAAATGGTTGGGCTTTCGCTTTTTGATGGTTCGAACGATTGCTATTTTCATCATG GTAAAAGGGGGCATCACAAACACTGGGGCACACGGATGTTCAAATACGGCGACTTggatgtttttcattttctcatTTCAAATCTAAACTG GTGGATTACAGAGTATCAAGTTGATGGTTACCAATTTCACTCGCTTGCCTCGATGATCTACACGCACAATGGTTTTGCTCCTTTTAATAGCGGTTTTGATGA CTATTGCAATCAGTATGTTGACCGAGATGCTCTGATGTACCTCATTTTGGCCAATGAAATCTTGCACGATCTACATCCAGATATAATTACCATTGCTGAGGAT GCAACATATTACCCTGGGTTGTGTGAGCCAGTTTCTCAAGGTGGACTAGGATTTGATTATTATGTGAACCTCTCTGCGACAGAAATGTGGGTTTCTCTCCTTGACACCGTACCGGATAGCGAATGGAGCATGAGCAAG ATTGTCAGTACATTGGTGGCTAACAAAGAGTATGCAGACAAGATGCTCAGCTATGCCGAAAGTCACAAccaa TCCATATCAGGAGGGCGTTCATTTGCTGAAATCTTGTTTGGTGGAGTCCAAAATAAGATTAAGTTGCTAGACAGGGGCGTTTCATTACATAAG ATGATTAGACTTCTTACGTTTACAATTGGTGGCCGTGCTTACCTCAACTTCATGGGAAATGAATTTGGACATCCTGAG AGGGTTGAGTTTCCTACACAGAGCAATAAATTCTCGTTTTCGCTGGCTAACCGCCGCTGGGACCTGCTGGAAAGTGGAATCCATCATCAGTTGTTTTCCTTTGACAAG gACCTAATGGACTTGGATAAAAGCAAGGGCATCCTTTCAAGAGGTCTTCCCAGCATCCACCATGTGAATGATGCAAATATG GTAATTTCATTCTCGAGGGGTCCTTTCTTGTTTATCTTTAACTTCCACCCATCGAATTCTTATGAAAAGTATGGTGTCGGCGTAGAGGAAGCTGGTGAATATacc ATGATACTGAACTCTGATGAAGCGAAATATGGGGGTCAGGGACTTCTAAAGGAGGACCAGTATCTTCAACGGTCGATTAGCAAGAG AATTGATGGTCAAAGAAATTGCTTAGAGGTGTTTTTGCCAAGCAGGACTGCACAA GTTTACAAGTTGACCCGGATTCTCCGAATATGA
- the LOC125596900 gene encoding uncharacterized protein LOC125596900 — protein MFIEMFQLLFTIVAVEAALILTLGFGTPVRRVVVKLLDLLKQGRGPLVTKTVAATMLVLFGSVLFSTIQINTRVSESGGVANPTDQVMFANRLLESFLMGTVLFLALVMDRMHYYTRELQITRRNLEVAVKKTKTAA, from the exons ATGTTCATAGAGATGTTTCAGCTATTGTTCACGATCGTGGCGGTTGAAGCCGCCCTGATCTTAACACTCGGGTTTGGGACTCCAGTAAGAAGAGTGGTGGTGAAATTGCTTGACCTGCTGAAGCAAGGCCGAGGACCACTGGTTACAAAGACGGTTGCAGCCACTATGCTTGTGTTGTTTGGATCGGTTCTGTTCAGCACGATTCAGATCAACACAAGAGTCTCCGAGTCTGGTGGTGTAGCTAACCCGACTGATCAAGTCATGTTTGCGAATCGCCTCCTCGAATCTTTCCTCATgg GGACTGTGTTGTTCTTGGCATTGGTGATGGACAGAATGCATTACTACACAAGAGAGCTTCAAATCACAAGAAGAAACTTGGAGGTTGCAGTAAAGAAGACCAAAACAGCTGCTTAA